The genomic region ACCCCATCCTCCCCTTTTAACCACCTTTTCACGTGCATCTTTATCCGTTAGCATGTATTACCAGCCTTCTTTACAAAgtgaattttattttatttaacctttgtttaactaggcaagtcagaagaaattcttatttacaatgaccctAAGCTACCGGCTACCCAAGAAACAcgcagtagaaacatgtcatgaACAGCTTGTTCCTTACATAATGCAGTGATTGTAAGACAGCCATTTGACAGATTCTATACTGTATATTTACCCTTGACCGTATTAGTCTCTTATTAAATGCCTAACAGGGCAAGAGGTTACCCACTCTGCTCCCTCTGTCAAGCACTCAAGTATTCCTTCACTAAAATATTGATGGCTGCTCAATCCTGTGTGTTCCAGTGCTGGAGAATGGATTGAAACAATATGTACCATATGAGAATCACGTCTATCTTTGCTTGTCTCTGCCCAGACGTACTGAGCTGATACAGTTTTACAAAAAAATGATGCCATCTTATGTAATTCACAAATAGCAACATCATTAAACCATTGAAATCCCTTGAAAAAATTAAAACACTCGTGTTAAGCTATTTTCCCACAAACAATACTTGTACTTACAATAAGAGCCAACCAGAGCGTCAAGAGACTAAATAATGATGGATTCCTTATACTATTAACAAACTACATGTGCTGTGCTACTTTGTGCATTTTTTAAGGACACTTACTGTCGATGCATGCAGCGACAGAATCGACAACACAACAAATTGGACAGTGTTACCTACTGTAGATTTTTCAATGcaacatttctagtgttgattcaggtGTTCTATTATCACTCATTGGTGTAAAAGAACCTCAGTGTTAAACCAAAACCACACCCAtctatcatatttcccagcatgctctattgtaGATAGATCTTTTTTTTAGCATTGTTTGTTTCAATGTCTcagtttttgcatgtacattgatagATGAATGCATCTTATGCAactcaaatataaataacattcatttttctaaactaatccaatctgttagttAGACTTATTGTACCCGTTACTGAATGGGTACACTTTTGATCCAGTTTTGATGATTTAGGTAGTCTCGTACCTTAGTCTTCCCATcccggcagtcattctgaatgcaggttgcagCTAGGTATGTACAGAGAAGGAGCTGCCAGATCCATCATAATGGCCCGGAAGTAAAGCTGCGCTGGGAGCCAGATTTAAAATGGAAAACACGGAGCAGGGTGGACAAAATCGAATTAAAACACGATTTAAATGTATTTTCGGAAGGGCTGTAATCACCATTTATGTAATACATTAAATATATACATCTCATGGTAGTGGGAAGCCCTGGTGTGAAGGGGAGGAACGGCAGAGCAGAATAAATATTTTATTTCCGAATTACCGAGCACACGTgatacattgtatcatttcatttGACTGTGAGAACCACAAGTTCTTTCAAGTTTCGCACTGTAGGCTACGTTTTGAATGTTTGTATACAAATGAAGTCTATACACTCTAAGAACAAATGTGATATTTTTCTACACAGAAACTTTGTGGTTCTTTGGAGGACTTTAAAGAACCTTACTAAAAAAGGTTGAatatacaccgagtgtacaaaacaccaTGACATCGACTGACCAGTTGAATCCAGGTGACGGCTActatatgatcccttattgatgtcacttgtaaaattcacttcaatcagtgaaggggaggagacaggttaaagaaggagttttaaggtggagacaattgagacatggattgtgtatgtgtgccattcagagagtgaattggcaagacaaaatatttaagtgcctttgaacggggtatggtagtaggtgccaggcgcaccggtgtGTGTCAACAACTGCAACGCTGCTAGGCTTTTCACTCTCAACAGTATCCCGtgcgtatcaagaatggtccaccacccaaaggacatccagccaacttaacacaaaGGTGAGAGgcaatggagtcaacatgggccagcatccccgtggaacgctttccacaccgttcccccgacgaattgaggttgTTATTGAGGGCAAAAACGGGTGCAACTCAATAATAGGAAGGGTTggggttcctaatgttttgtacactcagtgtatatacccAGTAAAGGAGTGAGAATGGAGCAGAGGACACATTTTGTTGTTCACTGTAACTAATGGACAAAggatattgtattgtattgtaaagaAGTCAGCCAGACCCTCCCTGGCCACACGTGCATATTTCTAATCTATTTTTGCATATAATGACAAACTAGGCCCTCAAAATAAGGCTTTATCTATTGTGTTAACAAAATTCATTTGAATGATAACCTACTGTATTCGCTTAGGATCCCACTTGGTGAAGGCCACATGATTGAAAAAGggatgaatgcaacaaccatgtcttTGTCACTAACAAATtgtcatgggtggtaactctacTATTCACTCAAaaggcactctgggaaatatgcaaataaggctttACACTAAGCAGTGTGTTCATTTAAGTGTGGACCTGTATAGACATTTAACACGCTCGGTGTTGATTTAACACTGAAGAAAGTgctgtgtaggtactgtatgtaaattgcACTTGACTACTCATTGATATGAATGCCATGACTCAATCATACTTTACTGTTAAGTCGAGTACCTAGATCTCAGTTGAAGCTTCTGCAGGGAGGACggatcataataatggctggaatggagtcaacggaatggtatcaaacacatcaaacacatggtttccatgtggttgataccactccattgactccattccagccattattattagCCCCCtcaggagcctccactgataggCCTATAGCTAATGCACCTGCATGAAATAGTCCACCACTGACATGCATTGACATCGGTACCTTTTCCCATTGCGTTTTTCTTAGTTAGTTGTCGAGAGGTAATGGCTCTCTCTCCGGGGGTGCTGTTACTTCTCATCCTCCCTATAACGGAGAGCAGGGAGCTCAGCCCTGCCTGGGCGTGTCACCGAGACACCGCACTGtctttttctctgcctctgaTATCTGGCTCGCCTTAGCAGAGCAAGtgagcagctctcctctctcagtccctACTGATATACCACCTGTGTGGCTCGATATCTCCCCCACCTGGCAGAGAGCCGTAACTACACATCCATGTTTTCTTCACCttctcccacctcctctttccccGCTTGCAAGTCCATCTCTTTCATATCCCTGCAGTTAGAGCATTGATATTCAGAGTGGGTTCCCTGGCAGTGGGAAATAATTACGTTCATCCATTTCTATGTAAACGTTATGAGAATGGAATGGTGTGCACAGACAATAAACAAAAGGATCTCGTAACAGATATCCATTAGCTATTCTGGAGCATTTCTGAATATTTACATAAAGGATTGCCTTGTGAAATTCTATTTGAGTGTGTGTTATAGACAGATGGGGTGTCATAATGGTTTGAAGTGGTGGGGTGTGGTAGAATGAAGTGCGGTGTCAAGGGAGCAGCATTGATATCTTCTCTTTCTGTAGCCTCCACAGATATCCCCGTTATCTTGGCGAACCTGCAACAAATTCACATCATGACATTCTGACTAAACTGTAGTAAAGCGTGCATGTTTTCATATCCAAGCACACCTTTAGGGAATAGGTCTGGGAATGGACTTAggtgcagtgcattcggaaagtattcagaacccttacctttttccacattttgttacgttacatccttattctaaaattaaatacattttcctcatcaatctacacacaataccccataatgacaaagtgaaaacaggtttattgaattttttgcaaatgtattaaaaatgaaaaacagaaataccttgagAGGTGCTGCAGAGAATGtcagaaactccccaaacacaggtgtgccaagcttgcagcgtcatacccaagaagacttgaggcctgtaatcgctgccaaaggtgcttcaatgaagtactgagtaaagggtctgattacttagGTAATTGTGATATTTACGGGGGgttttaatatacagtaccagtcaaaaggttggacacacctactcattcaagggtttctctttattttttataattctacattgtagaattatagtgaaggcatcaacactataaaataacatatatggagtcatgtagtaaccataaagtGCTCAACATGTACAAATATTTTGTTttaattgagattcttcaaagtagacaccctttgccttgatgacagcttttcacacactcttggcattctctcaaccagcttcatctggaatgcttttctaacagtcgtgaaggagttcccacatatctCCAACtcgtcccaaaccatctcaattgggttgaggtcgggtgattgtggaggccagggcatctgatgcagcaatccatcactctcctccttggtcaaatagtgtgttagatcattgtcctgttgaaaaacaaatgattgtggGACTAagtgtaaaccagatgggatggcgtataactgcagaatgctgtggtggccatgctggttaagtgtgccttgaattctaaataaatcactgatagtgtcaccagcaagcatccacacaccatcacacctcctcctccatgcttcacgatgggaaccacacatgcggagatcatccattcagctacctttagtctcacaaagacatggcggttggaaccaaaaatctcaaatgtggacacatcagaccaaaggacaactTTCCcaggtctaatatccattgctcgtgtttcttggcccaggcaAGTCTTTTTCTCTTATTGGTGTTTTTTTGTTAAAaaaatcgaccatgaaggcctgattctgagcagttgatgttgagatgtgtctgttacttgaactctgtgaagcatttatttgggctgcaatctgaggtgcagttaactctaatggtaactctggttcttcctttcctatgtcgttcctcatgagagctagtttcatcatagcgcttgatggctgatgtaactgcacttgaagaaacttccaaAGTTCTTGATTGAATGACCTTCATTtgctaaagtaatgatggactgtcgttcctctttgcttatttgagctgttcttgacataatatggacttggtcttttgccaaataaggctgtcttctgtatactatccctaccttgtcacaacagaaAAACGAATATAGATAACCCaccccaactccctgaccaacccgaaaacaaagacataacaaaagaactaaggtcagaacgtgacagtaccactccggccgcaaaacctgaacctataggagAGGGTCTGGGTGGATGTCTGTccgctctggcgcgggacgtggaccccactccaccatagtctttccCCGCCTCTTAACCCACCTCCGTGGCGCCTTtcgagcggcgaccctcgccgccgaccttggaCTGGGAATACTAGcaacgggtcccgaatggacgggagattccggcaccACCGGACTGGCCGGcagctccggcagctcctgactggccGGCGGCtttggcagctcctgactggcgggcggctccggcagctcaggacaggcaggagactccggcagctcaggacaggcgggagactccagcagctcaggacaggcgggagactctggcagcgctggtaaggcgggagcacctgtagggaggagacagagacagcctggtgcggggggctgccaccggaggcctggtgcatggaggaggcaccggatagaccggaccgtggagacgcactggaggtctcaagcaccgagcctgcacaaccctacctggctggatactccccgtagccaggccagtgtggcgaggtggaatagacagcactgggctgtgctggcgaaccagggacaccatgcgtagggctggAACCATGTActccggcccgaggagacgcactggagaccagatgcactgagccggcttcatggcacctggcttgatgcccactctagcccggctgatacgagcagcaccgggctatgcctgcacACCGGGGACAtcgtgcgcctcacggcataacacggtgcctgcccggtccacctctctccagagtaagcacagggagttggcgcaggtcacctgcctctgattgaaccataccaggccaaacgcaaaacacaacatagaaaaacaaacatagacaacccaccccaactcacgccctgaccaacctaaaacaaagacataacaaaataactaagatcagaacgtgacaagtgtgcaaagctgtcatcaatgcaaagggtggctactttgaagaattgcaaatataaaatatattttgttttgttaaacacttttttggttactacatgactccatatgtgttatttaattgttttgatgtcttcgctattattctaaaatgtataaaatagtaaaaataaagaaaaacccttgaatgagaaggtgtgtccaaacttttgactgatagtGTTCATTTTAATTGATTTTTTTAACCAtaatgggctattgtgtgtagattgaggagaacaatataatccattttaataaaggctgtaatgcaacaacATTTGTAATGAACTGTATCTATTCTTGAAAAAGATCTGCCTTATTTAAATAGATTCTCTGTTTTCAGGTCCCTGATAAAAATGTAAGCATTTCATTTTAGAAATATGTTATATTTACAGCTTTCTATCCATCCCAAAACAACAAATACAATGACAACAATCATTGTATTTGGGTTTTTTTTCAATGCTGTTTTCATTGTTGTTGTATCCTAACAGCCTTTCCCTTGTCTTCCAGGAGCCTAGCCATGGAACACCTGCTCCTGTGCCTGGCCCTCCTCGCTGCGCCCGTCGCCACCATGCTGTGCCCCAAGCGCTGCACCTGCCAGAACCTCATGCCCTCCTATACTGTTCTCTGCGCCAAGACAGGCCTGCTCTTCGTGCCGCCAAACATTGACCGGCAGACTGCCGAGCTGCGCCTCATGGACAACTTCATAACCACCCTTCGTCACCGTGACTTTGCTAACATGAGCAGCCTCATCCACCTGACGCTGTCGCGCAATACCATTAGCCAGATCAAGCCGTACGCCTTCGCCGACCTTCAGGACCTGCACGCCCTGCACCTGGACGCCAACCGGCTCACCATGCTGGACGACACCCATTTCCAGGGCCTGGTCAACCTCAGGCACATGATCCTGGCCAACAACCAGCTGCACAGCATCTCAGAGGGGGCCTTCCAGGACTTCCTGGAGACCCTAGAAGACCTGGACCTGTCCTATAACAACCTGGTGAACATTCCCTGGGAGACCATTGGCCTGCTGGCCAGTGTCAACACCCTCAGTCTGGACCACAACCTCATAGAGATGGTCCCCGAGGGCATCTTCTCCAACCTGCACAAGCTGGCGCGTCTAGACATGACCTCCAACAAGCTGAAGAAAATCCCTCCAGATCCCCTGTTCCTGAGGATCCCAGTGTACGCTAAGCTGAAAGGTTCTCCACTCACATCCCTGGTGCTGAGCTTCGGTGGGAACCCGCTGCACTGTAACTGTGAGCTAGTTTGGCTGAGGAGGCTGACCAGGGAAGATGACCTGGAGACCTGCGCCTCCCCCCGAGAGCTCGCCGGCAAGTATTTCTGGACCATCCGCGAGGAGGAGTTTGTGTGCGAGCCACCCATGATCACGCGGCACACCTCCAAGATGTTTGTGATGGAGGGTCAGGAGGTGAGCTTGCGCTGTAAGTCAGTGGGCGACCCGGAACCTTCCACGCATTGGGTCAGCCCCGAGGGGAAGCTGATTGGGAACACGTCCCGCACCATCTGCTATGAGAACGGCTCGTTGGACATCCTCACCACCACTGTGAAGGACTCTGGGAAGTTCACATGCATCGCATCCAATGCCGCCGGCGAGGCCACGGCTCCCGTGGAGCTGGTGGTTAACCCCTCTCCACACTTTGACCCCAAGCTGGAGCCCGAGCCTGGCCCCTCTGACATCCCCACCTCCATCAAGTCCAACGCCAGCGGGGGCCACGCCCGCACCGACcatcagagggtcagtgtgtcagAGCTGAGCTCGACCTCGGTCACCATCCGATGGCCCCCTCAGGACCACATTCCGGGGGTCCGTATGTACCAGATCCAGTACAACAGCTCCTCCGACGACATCCTCATATACAGGTGAGCTGGGAACCACATGCTTTTACAAAAAGATCATATAAGATGATCTCTATGGAGGGGTGGTTAATGTTATCCTTATAAAGCCAACTGGTATCTTTGTGTGGAAGTTGGTCTTCACGTGTGGCATTGCATACTGTGGGTCTCTTGTTGTTCTTCGAAAGTTCATGAGCCTTGAAATTGATCCCCATTAACAGCCTGGTTTAGAGGGGCACTGAATCACGTTGATAATGAATGTATTGCCCGATGACAACATGAGTGGACTTAACTCATCGCTAAAGAAGTCACAGAGCGAACTGCAGAAACACTAGAACATGATGCCCACAGGGAAAACGACAAAGAAGTTCTGAAGAAAATGTGTTGGAATGACTCAATGTGCAGACATCTATTGCCACACCAACCTATATAGCATTACTGTGCAGTAGCCATTAGCTATAATATGTCTGGCAGTGAAGGGCCTATAAGAAGAGAACTTGTTG from Oncorhynchus keta strain PuntledgeMale-10-30-2019 chromosome 18, Oket_V2, whole genome shotgun sequence harbors:
- the LOC118396819 gene encoding leucine-rich repeat and fibronectin type III domain-containing protein 1-like protein, with product MRALAAGSWTTPSGGFASASLRSLAMEHLLLCLALLAAPVATMLCPKRCTCQNLMPSYTVLCAKTGLLFVPPNIDRQTAELRLMDNFITTLRHRDFANMSSLIHLTLSRNTISQIKPYAFADLQDLHALHLDANRLTMLDDTHFQGLVNLRHMILANNQLHSISEGAFQDFLETLEDLDLSYNNLVNIPWETIGLLASVNTLSLDHNLIEMVPEGIFSNLHKLARLDMTSNKLKKIPPDPLFLRIPVYAKLKGSPLTSLVLSFGGNPLHCNCELVWLRRLTREDDLETCASPRELAGKYFWTIREEEFVCEPPMITRHTSKMFVMEGQEVSLRCKSVGDPEPSTHWVSPEGKLIGNTSRTICYENGSLDILTTTVKDSGKFTCIASNAAGEATAPVELVVNPSPHFDPKLEPEPGPSDIPTSIKSNASGGHARTDHQRVSVSELSSTSVTIRWPPQDHIPGVRMYQIQYNSSSDDILIYRMIPASHKFFLLSDLATQRDYDLCVLAVYDDGVTALTGTRLVGCVAFTTEREYRQCRSLHDQFLGGTMIIVIGGIIVASVLVFIFILLMKYKLHSNHYKQKAAHVSNVCSQTNGGHAAGGGGPPIPPSSSGSANKPMPPGPVDRVGHEGPHQASEGGFGGPLKGTTVVDLNPDYGKSVKDEDAISQ